One Ethanoligenens harbinense YUAN-3 genomic window carries:
- a CDS encoding guanylate kinase, giving the protein MSCVLKSGETPHETMGRLFCVLGKSGSGKDTVFRALVQERALGLRPVVGYTTRPHREFETEGVEYHFRSEAEFAALREAGKIIEERSYRTMHGVWRYATVDDGSIDFSAGSYLTIATPEALGGLRARFGPAAVVPLYLEVEDGLRLRRMIRRESRREAPDYPEVCRRFLADEQDFAREVLRQQGVTASISNRRLRDCLAQIAGIIRQAGFAEIPRG; this is encoded by the coding sequence ATGAGCTGCGTTTTGAAGAGCGGGGAAACGCCGCACGAAACCATGGGCAGGCTGTTCTGCGTGCTGGGCAAAAGCGGGTCCGGAAAGGATACGGTCTTCCGCGCGCTGGTGCAGGAGCGGGCATTGGGCTTGCGCCCTGTGGTTGGGTACACCACCCGTCCGCATCGGGAATTCGAAACCGAGGGCGTGGAATATCATTTCCGCAGCGAGGCGGAGTTTGCGGCGCTGCGTGAGGCGGGGAAGATCATTGAGGAACGCAGCTACCGCACGATGCACGGCGTCTGGCGCTATGCCACGGTGGACGACGGGAGCATCGATTTTTCCGCCGGCAGTTATCTTACCATCGCCACGCCGGAGGCGCTCGGCGGCCTGCGCGCCCGCTTCGGGCCAGCGGCGGTCGTCCCGCTGTATCTGGAAGTGGAGGACGGCCTGCGTCTGCGGCGGATGATCCGGCGGGAGAGCAGGCGGGAGGCGCCGGATTATCCGGAGGTCTGCCGCCGCTTTCTGGCCGACGAACAGGATTTTGCACGCGAGGTGCTTCGGCAGCAGGGGGTTACGGCAAGCATTTCCAACCGGCGGCTGCGGGACTGCCTGGCACAGATCGCCGGTATCATCCGGCAGGCCGGTTTTGCGGAGATTCCGCGCGGCTGA
- the mltG gene encoding endolytic transglycosylase MltG, with product MSKEKDEQSVPPKEAEQTGRQEPDGAADTVPAPDSAGSAAQPEQGGDESSEIGGKKPFHFTRSIEELYDAGAPCPTDVQAAAGADGTGGPPDGNNPSGGEEPAPKKGRWLHRLLYVTVLFVVSIVIALFIISVFADRYGIGKPDQKVDVTIPKGATAANIADILKKDGVINNTLAFRIFVRQNKIGGFQAGTYTVNPSQGYEEIIAVLRDSDQNKNNVTVTIPEGLTIQQIADVLNQKGVCSQQDFLNALDAGGYDLSIDMALPNDPSRYYRYEGYLFPDTYTFLKNSSGKTAVQKMIANFNAKASKASVISLAKQQGMNVDQIVTLASIIQKEAASQAVMADVSSTFYNRLRVGVNGKKLLQSDATVLYAKRDLTAVLHSTDAALDSHYNTYRYEGLPPGPICNPGLDAINAALNPSTTNYLYFVSDANGKYYFAATFADHVKNVKKAAKAGTAKAPGDLSSSS from the coding sequence GTGTCGAAGGAAAAAGACGAGCAGAGCGTCCCGCCGAAGGAGGCGGAGCAGACCGGTCGACAGGAACCTGACGGCGCGGCGGACACGGTTCCGGCTCCCGACAGCGCGGGGAGCGCGGCGCAGCCGGAACAGGGTGGGGACGAGTCGTCCGAGATCGGCGGCAAAAAACCGTTTCATTTTACGCGATCCATTGAGGAATTGTATGACGCCGGCGCGCCCTGCCCGACGGATGTACAGGCGGCTGCGGGAGCGGACGGCACCGGCGGCCCGCCCGACGGGAACAACCCCTCCGGCGGGGAGGAGCCCGCTCCGAAAAAGGGGCGCTGGCTGCATCGCCTGCTGTATGTGACCGTTTTGTTTGTTGTATCCATCGTGATCGCGCTGTTTATCATTTCCGTCTTTGCCGACCGGTACGGTATCGGCAAGCCGGATCAGAAGGTGGATGTGACCATTCCCAAGGGCGCCACCGCCGCGAACATCGCGGACATTCTGAAGAAAGACGGCGTAATCAACAATACGCTCGCTTTCCGTATTTTCGTACGCCAGAACAAGATCGGCGGTTTCCAGGCGGGCACCTATACCGTGAATCCGTCGCAGGGGTATGAGGAGATCATCGCCGTTCTGCGCGATTCGGATCAGAACAAAAACAATGTGACGGTTACCATCCCCGAGGGTTTGACCATCCAGCAGATTGCGGACGTCCTGAACCAGAAAGGCGTGTGCAGCCAGCAGGATTTTCTCAACGCGCTGGACGCGGGGGGATACGATTTGTCGATCGACATGGCGCTCCCGAATGATCCCAGCCGATATTATCGGTATGAGGGCTATCTTTTCCCCGATACCTATACGTTTTTGAAAAATTCATCCGGCAAAACGGCTGTGCAGAAAATGATTGCCAATTTTAACGCCAAAGCATCCAAGGCAAGTGTGATATCACTGGCCAAACAGCAGGGAATGAATGTGGATCAGATCGTCACGCTTGCCTCCATCATCCAGAAAGAGGCGGCCAGCCAGGCCGTGATGGCGGATGTTTCCTCTACGTTTTACAACCGCCTGCGCGTGGGTGTGAACGGGAAAAAGCTGCTCCAGTCGGACGCGACGGTGCTCTATGCCAAGCGTGACCTGACGGCCGTGCTTCACTCGACGGACGCGGCGCTCGATTCGCACTACAACACCTATCGGTATGAGGGGCTGCCGCCGGGACCCATCTGCAATCCGGGGCTGGACGCCATCAACGCCGCGCTCAACCCCAGCACCACTAATTATCTCTATTTTGTCAGCGATGCAAACGGAAAATATTATTTTGCCGCTACATTTGCCGACCATGTCAAGAACGTAAAGAAGGCGGCCAAAGCCGGAACCGCGAAGGCGCCGGGCGATCTGAGCAGCAGTTCGTGA
- a CDS encoding S-ribosylhomocysteine lyase, translating into MEKIASFQVDHDTLKKGMYISRIDGDIITYDLRFKVPNAGDYLDNAAIHTFEHLFATYVRNTAFSDKIIYFGPMGCRTGFYFITRGLPHETAIDLTRKALQFVLDFEGTIPGSARSECGNYLNHDLVGAQREAGIYLDVMRQVTPASLRY; encoded by the coding sequence ATGGAAAAGATCGCAAGTTTTCAGGTTGACCATGACACCTTGAAAAAAGGCATGTACATTTCGCGTATAGACGGGGACATTATTACCTATGATCTGCGCTTTAAGGTGCCCAACGCAGGCGATTACCTCGACAACGCCGCCATCCACACTTTCGAGCATTTGTTTGCCACCTATGTCCGCAATACGGCGTTTTCGGATAAGATCATTTATTTCGGGCCGATGGGGTGCCGCACCGGTTTTTATTTTATCACACGCGGCCTGCCGCACGAAACCGCTATTGACCTGACCCGAAAGGCGCTGCAGTTTGTTCTGGATTTTGAGGGGACCATCCCCGGCTCGGCGCGCAGCGAGTGCGGCAACTACCTCAATCACGACCTGGTCGGCGCACAACGCGAGGCCGGGATCTATTTGGACGTGATGCGTCAAGTCACGCCCGCATCCCTGCGTTATTGA
- a CDS encoding GNAT family N-acetyltransferase, which yields MIGVAAEEDRRDVQKIWKTCFGDADAYIRFFIKTHLPAGRCLVSKEGGRAVAMLFLLPSRCFYGGEGRAVQYVYAAATLPEFRRRGLMEGLLAYAHETAVAQGMLFTCLKPASEALYRYYGKLGYHTAFHVTHRILPASALDAQFHLSKADADTVFAQRAQTFPVGLLWGRELFDFVLREWKMAGGESLAFPGGYCMACKDGQRVLCKEIVPGGWTLSAVAAALCERYGLPETEFRLPWNGAPTPDGGMLRPADDALDPAAFEAARPYFNLMLD from the coding sequence GTGATCGGTGTGGCCGCGGAAGAAGACCGGCGCGATGTGCAGAAAATCTGGAAGACCTGCTTTGGTGACGCGGACGCATATATCCGGTTTTTCATCAAGACCCACCTGCCCGCCGGGCGCTGCCTGGTCAGCAAGGAAGGCGGCCGCGCCGTTGCCATGCTGTTCCTGCTGCCGTCCCGCTGTTTTTACGGCGGCGAAGGGCGCGCCGTGCAGTATGTGTACGCGGCGGCGACGCTGCCTGAGTTCCGCCGCCGGGGGCTGATGGAGGGCCTGCTGGCGTACGCGCATGAGACGGCCGTGGCGCAGGGTATGCTTTTTACCTGCCTCAAACCCGCCAGCGAAGCGCTCTACCGGTATTACGGAAAGCTCGGTTACCACACGGCGTTCCATGTTACGCACCGCATTCTGCCGGCATCCGCTTTGGACGCGCAGTTCCACTTGTCTAAAGCGGATGCCGACACGGTGTTCGCACAGCGCGCGCAGACATTTCCGGTGGGGCTGCTGTGGGGGCGGGAACTGTTTGATTTCGTCCTCCGGGAGTGGAAAATGGCGGGGGGCGAAAGCCTGGCGTTTCCCGGCGGCTATTGCATGGCGTGCAAGGACGGTCAGCGGGTGCTGTGCAAGGAGATCGTGCCGGGCGGCTGGACGCTTTCCGCCGTGGCCGCGGCGCTTTGCGAGCGGTATGGCCTGCCGGAGACCGAGTTTCGTCTGCCGTGGAACGGCGCGCCCACCCCGGACGGCGGCATGCTCCGCCCGGCGGATGATGCCCTAGACCCTGCCGCGTTCGAAGCCGCGCGGCCCTATTTTAACCTGATGCTTGATTGA
- the thyX gene encoding FAD-dependent thymidylate synthase produces MKVELLAYTPMPEKLTAAAAKLCYSPSTIEHILDGLDEEKTASYVEMIASLGHESVIEHANFTFGLQGVSRALLAQITRHRIASFSVQSQRYVREGAFAYVIPPEIERIPEAKAEFVQAMEETQAHYTKLSAILKERHAQAHRQAGLSEKQAAAKAEKSAIEDARFVLPNACETKMIFTMNARSLRNFFSLRCCERAQWEIRAVAWEMLGLCLQAAPHLFATAGPGCVRGACSEGKMTCGRPDEVRARAQALRRGQPNG; encoded by the coding sequence ATGAAGGTCGAATTATTGGCCTATACGCCCATGCCCGAAAAACTGACGGCGGCGGCAGCCAAGCTCTGTTATTCACCCAGCACCATCGAACATATTCTGGACGGCCTTGATGAAGAAAAAACGGCTTCTTACGTCGAGATGATTGCGAGCCTGGGCCATGAGAGCGTGATTGAGCACGCCAATTTCACGTTTGGTCTGCAGGGCGTGTCACGCGCGCTGCTGGCGCAGATCACCAGGCACCGCATCGCGTCGTTCAGCGTGCAGAGCCAGCGCTATGTGCGCGAGGGTGCGTTTGCCTATGTAATTCCTCCGGAGATCGAACGCATACCGGAGGCAAAAGCGGAATTCGTGCAGGCTATGGAGGAGACGCAGGCGCATTACACCAAGCTCTCCGCCATCCTCAAGGAGCGGCATGCCCAGGCGCACCGGCAGGCGGGCCTGAGCGAAAAACAGGCGGCGGCCAAAGCGGAGAAATCCGCCATCGAGGACGCGCGTTTCGTCCTGCCAAACGCTTGCGAGACGAAGATGATTTTCACCATGAACGCGCGCAGCCTGCGCAACTTTTTCAGCCTGCGCTGCTGTGAACGCGCCCAGTGGGAGATCCGCGCGGTGGCGTGGGAGATGCTGGGGCTTTGCCTGCAGGCGGCGCCGCATCTGTTTGCCACCGCCGGACCGGGCTGTGTGCGCGGCGCATGCTCCGAGGGGAAGATGACCTGCGGGCGCCCCGACGAGGTGCGCGCGCGGGCGCAGGCGCTCCGGCGCGGGCAGCCGAACGGATGA
- a CDS encoding nucleoside-diphosphate kinase, which translates to MELTFVFLKPDALERGLVYTVMEYFFRAGIQVRAMDLQTVAPETICAHYAEHIRKYGADFQQMTLDMFAGRQVLPAILAGGENVVEDVRTIVGATQPVKAAEGTIRGDLGLGDCYERSTPEKRLVRNLIHASDTKEAVRREAALWLPQFTV; encoded by the coding sequence ATGGAACTGACCTTTGTGTTTTTGAAGCCGGACGCGTTGGAGCGCGGACTGGTCTACACCGTGATGGAGTATTTTTTCCGCGCCGGCATTCAGGTGCGCGCGATGGATCTCCAGACCGTGGCGCCGGAGACCATCTGCGCGCATTATGCCGAGCATATCCGGAAATATGGGGCGGATTTCCAGCAGATGACGCTGGATATGTTCGCGGGCAGGCAGGTGCTGCCCGCGATTCTGGCGGGCGGTGAAAATGTGGTGGAAGATGTGCGCACGATTGTGGGCGCAACGCAACCGGTCAAAGCCGCCGAAGGGACTATCCGCGGCGACCTTGGTTTGGGCGACTGCTATGAGCGTTCCACACCGGAAAAACGGTTGGTGCGCAATCTCATCCACGCGTCGGATACGAAAGAAGCCGTGCGCCGCGAAGCCGCGTTGTGGCTTCCGCAATTCACAGTTTAA
- a CDS encoding DJ-1 family glyoxalase III, translating into MIVLFLAEGFEEIEALATLDILRRAGLTVQTVGVPGREVKGAHGVTVTADVTAGEIDTDGVEMVVLPGGPGTPNLEASETVQRFIDYAVQNDLWLGAICAAPSILGHKGLLAGKKAVCYPGYEPELKGAQVGSTSVSIDGRIITGNGPGASFAFGLELAAALAGREKAEQVKSGMQIR; encoded by the coding sequence ATGATCGTACTGTTTCTGGCAGAAGGGTTCGAAGAGATCGAAGCGCTGGCCACGCTGGATATCCTGCGGCGCGCCGGCCTGACGGTGCAGACCGTGGGTGTGCCGGGCCGCGAGGTGAAAGGCGCCCACGGCGTCACGGTGACGGCGGATGTGACCGCCGGAGAGATCGACACCGACGGTGTGGAGATGGTGGTGCTGCCGGGCGGCCCGGGTACGCCTAACCTGGAGGCGAGCGAGACGGTGCAGCGCTTCATTGATTACGCCGTGCAGAACGATCTGTGGCTGGGGGCCATCTGCGCCGCGCCGTCCATCCTCGGGCACAAGGGGCTGCTGGCGGGGAAAAAAGCGGTTTGCTATCCGGGCTATGAGCCGGAGCTGAAGGGCGCGCAGGTCGGCAGCACATCAGTGAGCATCGACGGGCGCATCATCACCGGCAACGGGCCGGGGGCCTCGTTCGCGTTTGGCCTGGAACTGGCCGCCGCCCTTGCGGGCAGGGAAAAGGCGGAGCAGGTGAAAAGCGGGATGCAGATTCGATGA
- a CDS encoding Smr/MutS family protein: protein MVHFLSNRRVEIDIHHMRREEAKQYLERFLSGVDGSIKEVVVIHGYSSGTVLRDMVRKNLKHRRIRSKELALNPGITTLYLF from the coding sequence GTGGTTCATTTTTTGAGCAACCGCAGGGTGGAGATCGACATTCACCACATGCGCCGGGAGGAAGCCAAACAATATCTTGAGCGCTTCCTGAGCGGAGTCGACGGTAGCATCAAGGAAGTGGTGGTCATCCACGGATATTCTTCAGGGACGGTTCTGCGGGATATGGTGCGCAAAAATCTCAAGCATCGCCGCATCCGCAGTAAGGAACTCGCGCTCAATCCCGGGATCACGACGCTGTATCTGTTCTGA
- a CDS encoding lysylphosphatidylglycerol synthase transmembrane domain-containing protein gives MKKKLKIKIVAGIIVTVIMVYMAARALGGLDPWVLFRSNVNWWLFLAAAVLFGMGQFVRAFVYPYGIDCRMTLGASCRVVMVGNMANMLLPLRAGEGLRFAFFPPEYSAVRRTRLVMTPGGADVVAILLLSILAIPLAAGNMHPSTVQTLKAAGIVLAVLAIAFMLAGMLIPRLRRMTHLYITSGFARMVGWVFCSWVLLLVSNWAGMLAFQFDPVQAVRMAFAVFATSNIILFIPSSPGGLGVFEYAVVFSLSFFGVPEPSSVSVALFLHLVQYAALLPLGALAYLSGLRLQRTTAAALRKSV, from the coding sequence ATGAAGAAAAAACTGAAAATCAAGATCGTGGCGGGTATCATCGTCACGGTCATCATGGTATATATGGCGGCACGCGCGCTCGGCGGACTCGACCCGTGGGTGCTGTTTCGCAGCAATGTCAACTGGTGGCTGTTTCTGGCCGCTGCGGTCTTGTTTGGCATGGGCCAATTCGTGCGCGCATTCGTGTATCCTTACGGCATCGACTGCAGGATGACGCTGGGCGCGTCCTGCCGGGTGGTGATGGTCGGCAATATGGCGAATATGCTTTTGCCGCTGCGCGCGGGCGAGGGCCTGCGGTTTGCGTTTTTTCCTCCCGAATACAGCGCCGTCCGGCGTACCCGGCTGGTGATGACGCCGGGCGGCGCGGACGTGGTGGCGATCCTGCTTTTGTCCATCCTGGCCATTCCGCTGGCCGCGGGAAATATGCACCCCAGCACGGTGCAAACGTTGAAAGCGGCGGGGATTGTGCTGGCGGTGCTGGCCATCGCTTTTATGCTGGCGGGCATGCTGATCCCACGGCTGCGCCGCATGACCCATCTGTATATCACATCGGGGTTTGCACGGATGGTGGGGTGGGTTTTCTGCTCCTGGGTGCTGCTGCTGGTTTCCAACTGGGCGGGTATGCTGGCGTTCCAGTTCGATCCGGTGCAGGCGGTGCGGATGGCGTTTGCCGTTTTCGCCACATCCAATATCATTCTGTTTATTCCATCCAGCCCGGGCGGGCTGGGTGTGTTTGAATATGCCGTGGTGTTTTCGCTCAGTTTTTTTGGCGTGCCCGAGCCGTCGTCCGTGTCGGTGGCCCTGTTTCTGCATCTGGTGCAGTATGCCGCGCTGTTGCCGCTCGGCGCGTTGGCCTACCTCTCCGGCCTGCGCCTGCAGCGCACCACCGCCGCGGCCCTGCGCAAGAGCGTGTAG
- a CDS encoding ArnT family glycosyltransferase produces the protein MVHRRVFTARNKQAAFCAGLVFILAFAAFAAFFRLDAAGVNSWDEARHGVNAYEMMKTGNWIVNLYRYKPDYWNLKPPLSFWAIMLGFRLFGTTVLALRFYAALSMFATVLLVARFVYKRYGRVACLAASAVLATESILYRFHYGRSGDADALFGFLCTLCVLSLFWSQKDRRWLFLSGFSFSLAFLDKSWHACILLAVAGLFLLLSGRLFHLGGRIWAGTLACAFGPVAIWAGLRYAADGTAFFRGMIDRDLLARSSRPLEGHGGGILYYVNETLFQNSLGLLMLVALVCLLLWLAFRHGRVSASTRTDALLFFLWIVIPFVFFSLAETKYSWYILPTVIPLSIVGGVACGYAWSQARTTAFRIIAVALSGVAVYAVAGNAYCTVSVVMSGSVSPIQQFLRGPVAADARGRTAYLADTNGGDWQQDEIYVGEAYADLRCMDGGLTAFAKDSSGVAIVNAKRCSAQEATAGGLHVRAQQDGFLLLTHADAARHPRPGL, from the coding sequence ATGGTTCACCGCCGGGTATTCACGGCTCGCAACAAACAAGCCGCTTTTTGCGCAGGGCTCGTTTTCATCCTCGCGTTTGCCGCGTTTGCGGCCTTTTTCCGCCTGGACGCCGCTGGCGTCAACAGTTGGGATGAAGCGCGCCACGGCGTGAATGCGTATGAGATGATGAAAACCGGCAACTGGATCGTCAATCTCTATCGTTACAAGCCGGATTACTGGAATCTGAAGCCGCCGCTCAGCTTTTGGGCCATCATGCTGGGGTTCCGCCTGTTTGGTACCACCGTGCTGGCACTGCGGTTTTATGCGGCGCTTTCGATGTTTGCGACCGTCCTGCTGGTTGCCCGCTTTGTTTACAAGCGGTATGGCCGCGTGGCCTGTCTGGCCGCGAGCGCGGTGCTCGCCACCGAAAGCATTCTCTACCGTTTCCACTACGGTCGCAGCGGCGATGCCGACGCGTTGTTCGGCTTTTTGTGCACGCTTTGCGTCCTGTCCCTGTTCTGGTCGCAGAAAGACAGGCGATGGCTTTTTCTGTCCGGCTTTTCGTTTTCACTTGCTTTTCTGGATAAAAGCTGGCACGCCTGCATCCTGCTGGCGGTGGCGGGATTGTTTCTGTTGCTCAGCGGGCGGCTTTTTCATTTGGGCGGGCGCATCTGGGCGGGTACGCTGGCCTGCGCGTTCGGCCCTGTTGCCATTTGGGCGGGGTTACGCTACGCGGCGGACGGCACTGCGTTTTTTCGGGGCATGATCGACAGGGACCTGTTGGCGCGATCGTCCCGCCCGCTGGAAGGGCATGGCGGCGGCATCCTGTATTATGTGAACGAGACGCTTTTTCAGAATTCACTGGGCCTGCTCATGCTGGTGGCGCTGGTTTGTCTGCTCTTGTGGCTGGCTTTCCGGCATGGACGTGTGTCTGCGTCCACGCGGACGGACGCGCTGCTGTTCTTTCTGTGGATCGTGATTCCGTTCGTGTTCTTTTCTTTGGCCGAGACAAAATATTCCTGGTATATCCTTCCTACCGTTATCCCGCTGTCCATCGTGGGCGGGGTGGCCTGCGGATATGCATGGTCGCAGGCGCGGACAACCGCTTTCCGGATCATCGCAGTGGCTTTGTCGGGCGTTGCCGTATATGCGGTGGCCGGCAATGCATACTGCACCGTTTCCGTTGTGATGAGCGGTTCGGTCTCACCCATCCAGCAGTTCCTGCGCGGGCCGGTGGCCGCGGATGCACGTGGCCGCACGGCTTATCTGGCGGATACGAACGGCGGCGACTGGCAGCAGGATGAAATCTATGTGGGGGAAGCCTATGCGGATCTGCGCTGTATGGACGGCGGGCTCACGGCGTTTGCAAAAGATTCCTCCGGCGTGGCCATCGTGAATGCGAAGCGCTGCTCCGCACAGGAGGCGACGGCAGGCGGTTTGCATGTCCGTGCGCAGCAGGACGGTTTTTTGCTGCTTACGCATGCGGACGCAGCCCGGCATCCCCGGCCCGGGTTGTGA
- a CDS encoding WecB/TagA/CpsF family glycosyltransferase: MPKTRVLGIAYENVTLAEAVRDVLALAQADGTAYVVTPNPEISEACVENERLARAVAGADYVLPDGIGVIMAAKIGGTPLKERVGGFDLATALLPELERRGLRLFLLGAKPGVAEKAAENIHARFPALCITGTHDGYFRDDAQAVAAVNAAGADVVFVALGFPRQEIFMQDNREALQAHILLGLGGGLDVFAGITKRAPDLFIRMNMEWFYRLLCQPWRFMRMLKLPKYIFRAIGARFFEKKA, encoded by the coding sequence ATGCCCAAAACCAGAGTACTCGGAATCGCCTATGAGAATGTGACGCTTGCGGAAGCGGTGCGCGATGTGCTTGCGCTCGCGCAGGCGGACGGCACCGCATATGTGGTGACGCCCAACCCGGAAATTTCCGAGGCATGCGTGGAGAATGAACGCCTGGCCCGGGCGGTGGCCGGGGCGGACTATGTGCTGCCGGACGGCATCGGCGTGATCATGGCGGCAAAGATCGGCGGTACGCCGCTCAAAGAGCGGGTGGGCGGGTTTGATCTTGCGACGGCCCTGCTGCCGGAACTGGAACGGCGCGGTCTGCGTCTGTTTTTGCTGGGCGCGAAGCCCGGCGTAGCGGAAAAAGCGGCGGAAAACATACATGCGCGTTTTCCCGCGCTGTGCATCACCGGCACGCATGACGGATATTTTCGGGACGACGCCCAGGCGGTGGCGGCGGTCAATGCCGCGGGTGCGGACGTTGTGTTTGTTGCGCTCGGGTTTCCCAGACAGGAAATTTTCATGCAAGACAACCGCGAGGCCCTGCAGGCGCACATACTGTTGGGCCTGGGCGGCGGATTGGATGTGTTCGCCGGCATCACCAAACGCGCGCCGGATCTGTTTATCCGCATGAACATGGAATGGTTCTATCGGCTGCTTTGCCAGCCGTGGCGGTTCATGCGGATGCTTAAGCTGCCCAAATACATTTTTCGTGCTATCGGCGCCCGGTTTTTTGAAAAGAAGGCCTAA
- a CDS encoding DUF2156 domain-containing protein, with protein sequence MIEFHAPELADKSRVDAAMLAGDCRSDDYCFGNLFIWRFYYKTRIAFWDGMTLISFEKDLQGRVRYLFPMGSGDVQGAIRALSREPDACRPFTLAGVTEEMKKRLQELFPGKFTFELNRDFSDYIYSVEDLVNLAGRKYHGKRNHITRFKRTDWRIEPITPANLDVCDRLNEEWCAMNHYEETPSLVEEHKAVKEAFSHFEQLGFSGGLLRQDGRPVAYTFGEPICRDTFGIHVEKAFSDVEGAYPAINREFLAMSCTGYAYVNREEDVGDEGLRKAKLSYHPVLLLDKYTATLAEGETL encoded by the coding sequence ATGATCGAATTTCACGCTCCGGAACTTGCCGACAAATCCCGCGTGGACGCGGCTATGCTGGCGGGGGATTGCCGGTCGGACGATTATTGTTTCGGCAATCTGTTTATCTGGCGTTTCTATTACAAAACACGTATCGCTTTCTGGGACGGTATGACGCTTATCTCGTTTGAAAAAGACCTGCAGGGCCGGGTCCGCTATCTCTTTCCAATGGGGAGCGGCGACGTGCAGGGCGCGATCCGCGCGCTTTCCAGAGAGCCGGATGCCTGCCGCCCGTTCACGTTGGCGGGTGTGACCGAAGAAATGAAAAAGCGGCTGCAGGAACTTTTCCCCGGAAAATTCACATTTGAACTCAACCGCGATTTTTCCGATTATATTTACAGCGTGGAAGACCTCGTCAATCTCGCGGGGCGGAAATACCACGGCAAACGCAACCATATCACACGTTTCAAACGGACAGACTGGCGGATCGAGCCGATCACGCCCGCAAATCTGGATGTCTGTGACAGGCTCAACGAGGAATGGTGCGCCATGAACCACTATGAGGAAACGCCGTCACTGGTGGAAGAACACAAGGCCGTCAAGGAGGCGTTTTCCCATTTTGAACAGTTGGGCTTCTCGGGCGGTCTGCTCCGGCAGGATGGGCGGCCGGTGGCGTATACGTTTGGCGAACCCATCTGCCGGGACACGTTCGGTATCCATGTGGAAAAAGCGTTTTCGGATGTGGAAGGCGCTTATCCCGCCATCAACCGGGAGTTTTTGGCGATGTCCTGCACGGGATACGCTTATGTCAACCGCGAAGAAGACGTGGGGGACGAAGGGCTGCGCAAAGCCAAACTTTCCTACCATCCCGTGTTGCTGCTGGATAAATACACCGCTACGCTGGCAGAGGGGGAAACGCTGTGA
- a CDS encoding 5-formyltetrahydrofolate cyclo-ligase, producing MNGGLPADKKVLRAQFLKRRATLTQTLRGDMDRAIAERVLELPAYTACGTLFSYVSVRQEVDTRALIRAALRDGKRVAVPRCEGKRMVFYVIDSLDALLYGGFGLPEPPPGGEPVLPDARSLCLVPGLAFDCGGARIGYGGGFYDRFLPAFPGLSVGLCYAPLLADAPLPMEPHDCRVAMVVTDRELLACGAVR from the coding sequence ATGAACGGCGGATTGCCCGCAGATAAAAAGGTTCTGCGGGCGCAGTTCCTGAAGCGCCGCGCGACGCTCACACAAACCCTGCGCGGGGATATGGATCGTGCCATCGCGGAGCGCGTGCTGGAGCTGCCGGCCTATACGGCCTGCGGGACCCTGTTTTCTTATGTGTCGGTGCGGCAGGAAGTGGACACACGCGCGCTCATCCGCGCGGCGCTGCGGGACGGCAAACGCGTGGCCGTTCCGCGCTGCGAGGGCAAACGGATGGTGTTTTACGTGATCGACTCGCTCGACGCGCTTCTGTATGGCGGGTTCGGCTTGCCGGAGCCGCCGCCCGGCGGAGAGCCCGTTTTGCCCGACGCGCGGTCTCTCTGCCTGGTGCCTGGCCTTGCGTTTGACTGCGGCGGGGCGCGCATCGGCTATGGCGGGGGATTCTACGACCGGTTCCTGCCCGCGTTTCCGGGTTTGTCCGTGGGGCTGTGCTACGCGCCGCTGCTTGCGGATGCACCTTTGCCGATGGAGCCGCACGACTGCCGCGTGGCGATGGTGGTGACCGATCGGGAACTTCTTGCATGCGGCGCTGTACGGTAA